A portion of the Clostridium gelidum genome contains these proteins:
- a CDS encoding leucine-rich repeat domain-containing protein — protein MIKNFSKKIIVLVIIIILVGCYAAKNIIIDYYYLSSSEACADSISNEADFKFDAATGTITKYIGNQSEVVIPSTINGETVTSIGKNAFVDCGILIKITIPECITSIGTNAFGNCGNLNDIIPKHNNKYYTSLEGVLFNKLKTEIIKYPEGKKDTSYIIPSSVASIGDGAFILSRNLTSITIPNSITNIGERTFNGCIGLTSINIPDSVINIGDNAFGHCNKLISIKIPKGVTNISGSEFSDCISLESITIPSSVVSIGNSAFYGCRNLQSITIPSSVTSVGSAAFYSCSSLESITIPNGAISIEKYAFNDCSSLTSVTIPSSVTSIGNNAFLGCGNAIFYVESKKTKELLLKPDANSDIYVESNKIVMK, from the coding sequence ATGATAAAAAATTTTTCTAAGAAAATTATAGTTTTAGTAATAATAATTATATTAGTTGGTTGTTATGCTGCTAAAAATATAATTATTGATTATTACTATTTAAGTTCTAGTGAAGCATGTGCAGATTCAATAAGTAACGAAGCAGATTTTAAATTTGATGCAGCAACAGGAACAATAACAAAATATATTGGTAATCAAAGTGAAGTAGTTATACCAAGCACAATTAATGGTGAGACAGTAACGAGTATAGGAAAAAATGCGTTTGTAGATTGTGGTATATTGATAAAGATAACAATTCCTGAGTGTATAACGAGTATAGGAACTAATGCATTTGGAAATTGTGGTAATTTAAATGATATAATTCCAAAACATAATAATAAATATTATACAAGTCTTGAGGGAGTATTATTTAATAAATTAAAGACTGAAATAATAAAATATCCCGAAGGGAAAAAGGATACAAGTTATATTATTCCAAGTAGTGTAGCAAGTATAGGCGATGGTGCATTTATATTGTCTCGTAATCTAACAAGTATAACAATTCCAAATAGTATAACAAATATAGGAGAAAGAACATTTAATGGCTGTATTGGTTTAACAAGCATAAATATACCAGATAGTGTGATAAATATAGGTGATAATGCATTTGGGCATTGTAATAAATTGATAAGCATAAAAATTCCAAAGGGTGTAACCAATATAAGTGGTAGTGAATTTTCAGATTGTATTAGTTTAGAAAGTATAACAATTCCAAGTAGTGTAGTAAGTATAGGAAATAGCGCGTTTTATGGTTGCCGTAATTTACAAAGTATAACAATCCCAAGTAGTGTAACAAGTGTTGGAAGCGCTGCATTCTATAGCTGCAGTAGTTTAGAAAGTATAACAATTCCAAATGGAGCAATAAGTATAGAAAAATATGCATTTAACGATTGCAGTAGTTTAACAAGCGTAACAATTCCAAGTAGTGTTACAAGTATAGGAAATAATGCATTTTTAGGGTGTGGTAATGCGATATTTTATGTGGAAAGTAAAAAAACTAAAGAACTACTTCTAAAGCCAGATGCAAATTCAGATATATATGTAGAGAGTAATAAAATAGTAATGAAATAA
- a CDS encoding radical SAM family protein, whose translation MITTKAHYDLVFRDIDILKNYKGDVTVLLGLSNLNLLSNLEESHTIKNIEVANKLHEQGIKVWAFITPILPGITDVNEMIGSLNKYIPVFLDKLTIEKDSISMGKMLEYINNKYPKLKPIYEDIIFNDRNDYIDELRNTWKNNSLVKFVFD comes from the coding sequence ATGATTACTACAAAGGCACATTATGATTTGGTTTTTAGGGATATAGACATATTAAAAAATTATAAAGGAGATGTAACTGTATTGTTAGGTCTATCAAATTTAAACCTCCTTTCAAATTTAGAAGAATCTCATACAATTAAAAATATTGAAGTAGCAAATAAATTACATGAACAAGGAATAAAAGTATGGGCTTTCATAACTCCAATTTTACCAGGTATTACAGATGTAAATGAAATGATAGGAAGTTTAAATAAATATATACCAGTGTTTTTAGATAAATTGACCATAGAAAAAGATAGTATATCAATGGGAAAAATGCTAGAATATATAAATAATAAATATCCAAAATTAAAACCTATATATGAGGATATTATATTTAATGATAGAAATGATTATATTGATGAATTGAGAAATACATGGAAAAATAATTCTCTCGTAAAATTTGTATTTGATTAA
- a CDS encoding GNAT family N-acetyltransferase — MNDIIIKDGIENMDFEKVTQMLSNSFWSPEIKIHEVKKGAINSALIVGAFVNDTEQIGYGRVISDKTRFAYITDVYIDVNFRKKGIGQKIINYILNNQKLEDVYQWLLITKDAHGVYNKVGFNPVARPLDLMEIRKIRPRR; from the coding sequence ATGAACGATATTATTATAAAAGATGGAATTGAAAATATGGATTTTGAAAAAGTAACCCAAATGCTTTCAAATTCATTTTGGAGTCCAGAAATTAAAATCCATGAAGTAAAAAAGGGTGCTATTAATTCAGCTTTAATTGTCGGTGCATTTGTTAATGATACGGAACAAATTGGTTATGGAAGAGTAATTTCTGATAAAACAAGATTTGCATATATAACTGACGTATATATTGATGTGAATTTTAGAAAAAAAGGAATAGGTCAGAAAATTATTAATTATATCTTAAATAATCAAAAATTAGAGGATGTATATCAATGGTTACTAATTACAAAAGACGCTCATGGCGTTTATAATAAAGTCGGATTCAATCCTGTTGCGCGACCATTAGATTTGATGGAAATAAGAAAAATCAGACCAAGACGATAA
- a CDS encoding FtsX-like permease family protein produces MRISTLNSFFKDALKNLRRNLTSSIASIAIVMSMLFLLGSFLLFIFNIKMGIIGVYSEFEILVTLKDDIKITDQQNIYNKIKAANGVTDITFKNNIPLSASYIIKVNGSDDIPKVISQINELQGINEINGGKILPSKIVTITILIQLLGVILFLTLLVASFILIKNTLKLAMYTRRDEISIMQYLGATDWFIRWPFIFEGIIIGFLGAMSAVSVMYFLYRSVYRQVTPYVATTISFIDPSFILTTISWSFILIGIILGTIGSIFAIRKFLIV; encoded by the coding sequence ATGAGGATTAGTACCTTAAATTCATTTTTTAAAGATGCTTTAAAAAATCTTAGAAGAAATCTTACTAGCAGCATTGCTTCAATTGCTATAGTAATGTCAATGTTATTTCTTTTAGGATCATTTTTGCTATTTATATTCAATATTAAAATGGGGATTATTGGTGTTTACTCCGAATTTGAAATACTGGTAACTTTAAAGGATGATATAAAGATTACAGATCAGCAAAATATATATAATAAAATAAAAGCGGCAAATGGTGTAACTGATATTACTTTTAAAAATAATATTCCCCTATCCGCATCATATATAATTAAAGTGAATGGATCAGATGATATACCTAAAGTAATTTCTCAAATTAATGAATTACAAGGTATAAATGAAATTAATGGTGGTAAAATTCTTCCGAGTAAAATTGTAACAATTACTATACTAATTCAATTGCTAGGAGTGATACTTTTCCTTACACTTTTGGTAGCATCATTTATTTTAATTAAAAATACGCTAAAACTTGCTATGTATACAAGACGTGATGAAATTAGTATAATGCAATATCTTGGTGCAACAGATTGGTTTATTAGGTGGCCATTTATTTTCGAGGGTATAATAATTGGATTTTTAGGAGCAATGTCCGCAGTAAGTGTAATGTATTTCTTATATAGATCTGTATATAGACAAGTAACTCCTTATGTTGCAACAACGATTAGTTTTATAGATCCATCTTTTATATTAACAACTATATCATGGAGTTTTATACTTATTGGAATAATTCTAGGTACTATAGGAAGTATCTTTGCTATACGAAAGTTCTTAATAGTTTAA
- a CDS encoding kinase to dihydroxyacetone kinase, which translates to MLEYKFDTQLLIEGENLSEDKINDYITKNIEGDCLLAVGDEELIKIHFHTNTPWKVLEYCASLGDIHDIVIENMERQTNGLKG; encoded by the coding sequence ATGCTTGAATACAAATTTGATACCCAGTTATTAATTGAGGGAGAAAATCTTTCAGAAGATAAAATAAACGACTATATTACCAAAAATATTGAAGGTGATTGTTTACTTGCAGTTGGAGATGAAGAATTAATAAAAATACATTTTCACACAAATACTCCATGGAAAGTGCTAGAATATTGTGCTTCATTAGGTGATATTCATGATATTGTTATAGAAAATATGGAACGACAAACAAATGGTCTTAAAGGTTAA
- a CDS encoding nitroreductase family protein: MNVKKAIEERRSIRKFKNKIVPNEIIDELLKLATKAPSGKNRQPWRFVVLQNRKKYELVNIMENVLNQHKKENKSTGSFELSINSINESSAVVLVFNAFSNFEEDYNHYRLLTDTQSIGAAVQTLLLATLDFELGTLWICDVFYCDKEICSWLNRGEELVAAVAIGYPNQSPYPRPRKLMKEIVEWI, translated from the coding sequence ATGAATGTAAAAAAGGCAATAGAAGAACGAAGAAGTATAAGAAAGTTTAAAAATAAAATAGTACCAAACGAAATAATAGATGAATTATTAAAATTAGCAACTAAAGCACCTTCAGGTAAAAATCGTCAACCATGGAGGTTCGTTGTTCTTCAAAACAGAAAAAAATATGAATTAGTAAATATTATGGAGAATGTATTAAATCAGCATAAGAAAGAAAATAAGTCCACTGGAAGTTTTGAGTTAAGCATAAATTCCATTAATGAATCATCAGCCGTAGTTTTAGTATTTAATGCATTTTCTAATTTTGAAGAAGATTATAATCATTATAGATTGCTAACTGATACTCAATCAATAGGTGCCGCTGTACAAACACTCCTTTTAGCAACATTGGATTTTGAACTGGGAACTCTTTGGATCTGCGATGTTTTTTATTGTGATAAAGAAATATGTTCATGGTTAAATCGTGGAGAAGAACTTGTAGCCGCAGTGGCAATCGGATATCCAAACCAATCTCCATATCCACGACCAAGAAAGCTTATGAAAGAAATTGTGGAATGGATATAG
- a CDS encoding cupin domain-containing protein has product MNNTHRLHPCHYCDYNQDGIYNDYRTYSCPYSYDHYVPVDDEMEDNSRLMGNAPIVLKDYGPQPFVVNINEATKQNNNYRIGLWTGNNLQVTLMSIKVGDDIGLEVHPKIDQFIRIEDGQGIVKMGKSKESLDFQANVYDDFAIMIPAGTWHNVINTGNKPLKVYSIYAPPQHPAGVVHVTKPAE; this is encoded by the coding sequence ATGAATAATACTCATAGACTCCATCCATGCCATTATTGTGATTATAACCAAGATGGTATTTATAATGATTATAGAACTTATTCGTGCCCTTATTCCTATGACCATTATGTTCCAGTTGATGATGAAATGGAGGATAATTCAAGATTAATGGGAAATGCTCCAATTGTATTGAAAGATTATGGTCCACAACCTTTCGTAGTTAATATTAATGAAGCCACCAAGCAAAACAATAATTACCGTATCGGTTTATGGACAGGAAACAATCTTCAGGTTACCTTGATGAGCATCAAGGTTGGTGATGATATAGGTTTAGAAGTTCATCCCAAAATTGACCAGTTCATACGTATTGAGGATGGACAAGGAATTGTTAAAATGGGAAAAAGTAAAGAAAGTCTAGACTTTCAAGCAAACGTCTATGATGACTTTGCAATTATGATACCTGCTGGCACTTGGCACAATGTTATCAATACAGGCAATAAACCACTTAAAGTATACTCTATTTATGCACCACCGCAACATCCAGCAGGTGTAGTTCATGTAACTAAGCCTGCTGAATAA